A DNA window from Comamonas fluminis contains the following coding sequences:
- a CDS encoding LysR substrate-binding domain-containing protein translates to MTLTELKYIVAVAREKHFGRAAEACYVSQPTLSVAIKKLEEELDVKLFERSAGEVSVTSLGEEIVRQAQSVLEQANEIKEIAKRGKDPLSGVLTLGVIYTIGPYLLPELVRNSIKNTPQMPLMLQENFTVKLLEMLRTGEIDCAIMAEPFPDTGLALAPLYDEPFMAAVPSGHPLAQKKSLSTTDLKNETMLLLGAGHCFRDHVLEVCPEFARCASNSEGIRRTFEGSSLETIKHMVAAGMGVTLVPRLSVPEDALAPTERRRKGDEPHIRYLPIHEEDGIAPPTRRVVLAWRRSFTRYEAIAALRNAVYACPLPGVQRLSE, encoded by the coding sequence ATGACCCTTACCGAATTGAAGTACATCGTGGCCGTGGCGCGTGAAAAGCACTTTGGCCGAGCTGCCGAGGCTTGCTACGTCTCTCAACCCACGCTGTCCGTGGCCATCAAGAAGCTGGAAGAAGAGCTGGACGTCAAGCTCTTCGAGCGCAGCGCTGGTGAGGTTTCGGTGACCTCTCTGGGTGAGGAAATTGTGCGACAGGCGCAAAGCGTGCTGGAGCAGGCCAACGAAATCAAGGAAATTGCCAAGCGCGGCAAGGATCCTCTGTCCGGCGTGCTGACGCTGGGTGTGATCTACACCATCGGCCCCTATCTGCTGCCTGAGCTGGTGCGCAACTCCATCAAGAACACGCCGCAGATGCCGCTGATGCTGCAGGAGAACTTCACTGTCAAGCTGCTGGAGATGCTGCGCACCGGTGAAATTGACTGCGCCATCATGGCCGAGCCCTTCCCGGACACCGGTCTGGCGCTGGCGCCGCTGTACGACGAGCCCTTCATGGCCGCCGTGCCCAGTGGTCACCCGCTGGCACAGAAAAAAAGCCTGTCCACCACAGACCTCAAGAACGAAACCATGCTGCTGCTGGGCGCGGGCCACTGCTTTCGCGACCACGTGCTGGAGGTCTGCCCCGAATTTGCGCGCTGCGCCAGCAATTCGGAAGGCATTCGCCGCACGTTCGAAGGCTCCTCGCTGGAGACCATCAAGCACATGGTGGCCGCCGGCATGGGCGTGACCCTGGTGCCGCGCCTGTCCGTGCCTGAAGACGCGCTGGCGCCTACGGAACGTCGCCGCAAGGGCGATGAGCCACATATTCGCTATCTGCCCATTCATGAGGAAGACGGCATCGCCCCGCCTACGCGCCGTGTGGTGCTGGCATGGCGCCGCAGTTTCACGCGCTATGAGGCGATTGCTGCACTGCGCAACGCCGTCTATGCCTGCCCGCTGCCCGGCGTGCAGCGCCTGTCGGAATAA
- the recG gene encoding ATP-dependent DNA helicase RecG — MPRKPAASSLSGEETPNARQGAGGKAAGTKPAKKPVPAADVAATAKKAPSPAQQALLKLGLRRDIDLALHLPLRYEDETRITLLKNAREGDTVQIEATVTQCEVQLRPRRMLKVTVDDGSASCVLTFFSFYPSQQKTMAVGARLRIRGEVKGGFWGRQMMHPTFRVAGGELPTALTPVYPATASLPQAYLRRAIVTALQRADLSETLPPGEQPPVAQFYGQNGLQPFYDLRNALTFLHHPTPDVALVTLEDHSHPAWQRLKAEELLAQQLSQYEAKRERARLRAPVLTPQAGSADLTQQFLDQLPFGLTGAQQRVVREICADMVRQIPMHRLLQGDVGSGKTVVAALAAVACIEAGWQCALMAPTEILAEQHFGKLVGWLEPILAPLGKKVAWLAGAQKKKERAEMLALVASGEAALVVGTHAVIQDQVQFKNLALAVIDEQHRFGVAQRLALRQKLAATGLEPHMLMMSATPIPRTLAMSYYADLDVSTIDELPPGRTPIVTKLISDSRKDEVIERIGAQVTSGRQVYWVCPLIEESEALDLSNATATHEYLSEMLPGVMVGLLHSRMPTAEKKAVMELFSAGIMGVLVSTTVIEVGVDVPNASLMVIEHSERFGLSQLHQLRGRVGRGAAASACVLLYSVNDNGRLSDTGKERLRAMAETNDGFEIARRDLEIRGPGEFLGARQSGAAMLRFADLEQDVLLLDWARELAPHMLEQYPALAARHVSRWLGGKAEYLKA, encoded by the coding sequence ATGCCTCGTAAGCCCGCAGCTTCCTCTTTGTCTGGTGAAGAGACTCCCAACGCCCGCCAAGGGGCGGGAGGCAAGGCGGCTGGAACCAAGCCGGCCAAAAAGCCGGTGCCCGCTGCAGATGTTGCTGCGACCGCCAAGAAAGCCCCCAGCCCGGCGCAGCAAGCCCTGCTCAAGCTGGGCCTGCGCCGCGACATTGATCTGGCCTTGCATCTGCCGCTGCGCTATGAGGACGAAACCCGCATCACGCTGTTGAAAAATGCCCGCGAGGGCGACACCGTGCAGATTGAAGCCACTGTCACGCAGTGCGAGGTACAACTGCGCCCCCGGCGCATGCTCAAGGTGACGGTGGATGATGGCTCGGCCAGTTGCGTGCTCACCTTCTTCAGTTTCTACCCATCGCAGCAGAAAACCATGGCGGTAGGTGCCCGCCTGCGCATTCGGGGCGAGGTCAAAGGTGGCTTCTGGGGGCGGCAGATGATGCACCCCACGTTCAGGGTTGCAGGTGGCGAGCTGCCCACGGCGCTGACGCCGGTTTACCCGGCCACGGCCAGCCTGCCGCAAGCGTATCTGCGCCGCGCCATTGTCACGGCCCTGCAGCGTGCAGACCTGTCCGAAACGCTGCCGCCCGGCGAGCAGCCGCCTGTGGCACAGTTCTATGGTCAAAATGGCCTGCAGCCCTTTTATGACTTGCGCAATGCGCTCACTTTTTTGCATCATCCAACGCCCGACGTGGCGCTGGTGACGCTGGAAGATCATTCTCACCCTGCATGGCAGCGGCTGAAAGCCGAAGAGCTGCTGGCCCAGCAGTTGTCGCAATACGAGGCCAAGCGCGAGCGGGCGCGTTTGCGGGCGCCCGTGCTGACGCCGCAGGCGGGCAGTGCAGACCTCACCCAACAGTTTCTCGATCAACTCCCCTTTGGCCTGACCGGTGCGCAGCAGCGTGTGGTGCGTGAAATCTGCGCTGATATGGTGCGCCAGATACCCATGCACCGGCTGCTGCAGGGCGATGTGGGCTCGGGCAAGACCGTGGTGGCCGCGCTAGCCGCCGTGGCCTGTATAGAGGCAGGCTGGCAATGTGCGCTGATGGCGCCTACCGAAATCTTGGCCGAGCAACACTTTGGCAAGCTGGTGGGCTGGCTGGAGCCGATTCTGGCGCCCCTGGGCAAAAAGGTTGCATGGCTGGCAGGTGCGCAAAAGAAGAAAGAGCGTGCCGAAATGCTGGCGCTGGTCGCCAGCGGTGAAGCCGCGCTGGTCGTGGGCACGCATGCGGTGATTCAGGACCAAGTGCAGTTCAAAAATCTTGCGCTGGCCGTGATTGACGAGCAGCACCGCTTTGGCGTGGCCCAGCGCCTGGCGCTGCGGCAAAAGCTGGCAGCCACCGGGCTAGAACCCCATATGCTGATGATGAGCGCCACGCCCATCCCGCGCACGCTGGCCATGAGCTATTACGCTGATCTGGACGTATCCACCATCGACGAGCTGCCGCCGGGGCGCACGCCCATCGTCACCAAGCTGATCTCGGACAGCCGCAAGGATGAGGTGATCGAGCGCATCGGCGCGCAGGTCACCAGTGGCCGCCAGGTGTACTGGGTGTGCCCGCTGATTGAAGAGAGCGAGGCGCTGGACCTGTCCAATGCCACGGCAACGCATGAGTATCTGAGCGAGATGCTGCCCGGCGTCATGGTCGGCCTGCTGCACTCGCGCATGCCCACGGCCGAGAAAAAAGCGGTGATGGAACTGTTTTCCGCCGGAATCATGGGCGTGCTGGTATCTACCACTGTGATTGAGGTGGGGGTGGATGTGCCCAACGCATCGCTGATGGTGATTGAGCATTCCGAACGCTTTGGCCTGAGCCAGCTGCACCAGTTGCGTGGCCGCGTGGGGCGTGGGGCGGCAGCATCAGCCTGCGTGCTTCTTTACTCTGTCAACGATAACGGGCGGTTGTCAGATACTGGCAAAGAGCGACTGCGCGCCATGGCCGAGACCAACGACGGCTTCGAGATCGCCCGGCGCGACCTGGAAATTCGCGGCCCCGGCGAGTTTCTGGGCGCACGCCAGTCGGGCGCTGCCATGCTGCGCTTTGCGGATCTGGAGCAGGATGTGCTGCTGCTGGACTGGGCGCGTGAGCTGGCGCCGCACATGCTGGAGCAGTATCCGGCGCTGGCTGCGCGCCATGTCAGCCGCTGGCTGGGCGGCAAGGCGGAATATCTAAAAGCATGA
- a CDS encoding HD-GYP domain-containing protein → MFVHELCGPWMKHPFWRNRFLLSTEQDLDRLRSTQIEYLWIDGSKGLSAPDSEPVQAIVEAPAAEAPPAPEAPKTTPLLQELERAAHICARAGLVLQSMFSDVRLGRPVERDSADRLVQQMHASIKRNPHALISLARIKTADNYTYLHSMAVCALMMALAQRMQMSEEEVRLAGLAGLLHDVGKCRIPLHILNKPGALTPEEWLTMQDHSRLGAQLLRPMDVPDLVLQACLQHHEKMDGSGYPGKLKGTQIHPLSRMTAICDIYDAVTSDRPYKKGWPPAQALQRMAQWCGDHLDKVIFEQFVQTVGIYPVGSLVRLSNEQLAVVIDATSNSLLTPKVRVFYCAQTRQPLSPAELELHQSEIRIISREDPENWGLGPLNSLWQP, encoded by the coding sequence ATGTTTGTGCATGAGCTCTGTGGCCCATGGATGAAGCATCCCTTCTGGCGCAACCGCTTTCTGCTCTCCACCGAACAAGATCTGGATCGGCTTCGCTCCACCCAGATCGAATACCTGTGGATAGATGGCAGCAAGGGACTAAGCGCACCCGATTCAGAGCCCGTGCAGGCCATCGTCGAAGCACCTGCGGCTGAAGCGCCACCTGCACCAGAGGCGCCCAAGACAACACCTCTGCTACAAGAACTGGAGCGCGCAGCCCATATCTGCGCTAGAGCTGGCCTGGTTCTGCAGTCCATGTTCAGCGATGTGCGCCTGGGCCGCCCTGTTGAGCGCGACAGTGCGGACCGTCTGGTGCAGCAGATGCATGCCTCCATCAAGCGCAATCCGCATGCGCTGATCAGTCTGGCCCGCATCAAAACCGCCGACAACTACACCTATCTGCACAGCATGGCCGTCTGCGCGCTGATGATGGCTCTGGCCCAGCGCATGCAGATGAGCGAGGAAGAGGTGCGGCTGGCGGGCCTGGCAGGCCTGCTGCACGATGTCGGCAAATGCCGCATCCCGCTGCATATCCTGAACAAGCCTGGCGCACTGACTCCCGAAGAGTGGCTGACCATGCAGGATCACTCCCGCCTGGGTGCGCAATTGCTGCGCCCAATGGATGTGCCCGATCTGGTTCTGCAAGCCTGTCTGCAGCACCATGAAAAAATGGATGGCAGCGGCTACCCCGGCAAGCTCAAAGGCACGCAGATTCACCCGCTATCGCGCATGACGGCGATCTGCGACATCTATGACGCGGTGACCTCGGACCGCCCCTACAAAAAAGGCTGGCCGCCCGCACAGGCGCTGCAGCGCATGGCTCAGTGGTGCGGCGACCATCTGGACAAAGTCATCTTCGAGCAGTTCGTGCAGACGGTGGGGATCTACCCTGTCGGCTCGCTGGTGCGCCTGAGCAATGAGCAGCTGGCAGTGGTGATTGACGCCACCTCAAACAGCCTGCTGACTCCCAAAGTTCGGGTCTTCTACTGCGCGCAGACACGCCAGCCACTCTCTCCCGCAGAGCTGGAGCTGCACCAGAGCGAGATTCGCATCATTTCGCGCGAAGACCCTGAAAACTGGGGGCTAGGACCGCTGAATTCGCTGTGGCAGCCCTGA
- the queA gene encoding tRNA preQ1(34) S-adenosylmethionine ribosyltransferase-isomerase QueA: MSSCSREFTLSDFDFNLPESLIAQHPTAVRSASRLLDGREMPPTDRIFRELPDLLQAGDLLVFNDTKVIKARVFGEKASGGKIELLVERVLQNNEVVAHMRVSKKPLPGAKIHLCGGLKNGGFEATLLGRWPDENGPLFHLSFQGNSGQTPYELLDQFGHLPLPPYIERQQNSEHDPDEKEDSERYQTVFAAHPGAVAAPTAALHFDETVLAALQAKGVERASVTLHVGAGTFQPVKTENLAEHKMHSEWYDIPLPTLAAMERCRQRGGRIIAVGTTTVRTLESWAKYGNTTGDTSIFITPGFEYQVVDMLITNFHLPKSTLMMLVSAFAGYEHIMKLYDHAIAQHYRFFSYGDSMLLQRKR, translated from the coding sequence ATGTCTTCCTGCTCTCGTGAATTCACCCTCAGCGATTTCGACTTCAACCTTCCCGAATCGTTGATTGCTCAGCACCCCACCGCAGTCCGCAGCGCCTCGCGCCTGCTCGATGGTCGCGAAATGCCGCCCACCGACCGCATCTTCCGCGAACTGCCAGACCTGCTCCAGGCAGGTGACCTGTTGGTCTTCAATGACACCAAGGTCATCAAGGCCCGCGTCTTCGGCGAAAAAGCCAGCGGTGGCAAGATCGAGCTACTGGTCGAGCGCGTGCTTCAGAACAATGAAGTTGTGGCCCATATGCGCGTGAGCAAGAAGCCATTGCCGGGCGCCAAGATTCACCTCTGCGGCGGCCTGAAAAACGGCGGCTTTGAAGCCACCCTGCTGGGACGCTGGCCTGACGAAAACGGCCCCCTGTTCCACCTGTCCTTTCAGGGCAACAGCGGCCAGACGCCTTATGAATTGCTGGACCAGTTTGGTCATCTGCCACTGCCTCCGTATATCGAGCGCCAGCAAAACAGCGAGCACGATCCGGACGAAAAAGAAGACAGCGAACGCTACCAAACCGTATTCGCCGCCCACCCTGGTGCAGTCGCAGCGCCCACAGCCGCGCTTCACTTCGATGAAACCGTCCTCGCCGCGCTGCAGGCCAAGGGCGTGGAACGCGCCAGTGTCACCCTGCACGTAGGCGCTGGCACCTTCCAGCCGGTCAAGACCGAAAACCTCGCCGAGCACAAAATGCACAGCGAGTGGTATGACATTCCCCTGCCCACACTTGCCGCCATGGAACGCTGCCGCCAGCGCGGCGGACGCATCATCGCCGTTGGCACCACCACTGTGCGCACTCTGGAGTCATGGGCCAAATACGGCAACACCACAGGTGACACCAGCATCTTCATCACCCCAGGTTTCGAATACCAGGTGGTCGACATGCTGATCACCAACTTCCACTTGCCCAAAAGTACCCTGATGATGCTGGTCAGTGCTTTTGCGGGTTACGAGCACATCATGAAGCTGTACGATCACGCCATCGCCCAGCACTATCGCTTCTTCAGCTATGGAGATTCAATGTTGCTGCAGCGCAAGCGCTGA
- a CDS encoding Wzz/FepE/Etk N-terminal domain-containing protein — translation MPNNASNVTVDPHNPSDDELDLLDLLVTFVENWKLLILGPIAVGLIALGISFVVPKTYQSESSVQVERSGSGFSAPVAASLALSADVLHTIAPVAGLDDGLTTEEIYKQLSKRISVSVGKQDKLLNVVTQAKSPEAAQKLNQALLDTLFPFSKPRGTEKEQLQLQLASEKKRLEESLKLEQDTAASIAAGKSVTEATSRLYGELLSANSTRQQTILEMERRLQGLDNDDVVQTPTLPESAIKPKKSLIAIGATIASGFLLLVFVFARQALRSAQEASPEQAEKIARIRKALPW, via the coding sequence ATGCCCAATAACGCTTCCAACGTAACTGTCGACCCTCACAATCCATCAGATGACGAACTGGATTTACTTGATCTCCTGGTCACGTTTGTCGAGAACTGGAAACTCCTGATTCTGGGTCCCATTGCTGTTGGACTGATCGCTCTGGGCATCAGCTTCGTCGTACCCAAAACATATCAGAGTGAGTCCTCTGTGCAGGTTGAGCGCTCGGGCTCCGGCTTTTCTGCCCCAGTTGCAGCAAGCCTTGCGCTGTCTGCAGACGTGTTGCACACGATTGCACCAGTGGCGGGGCTTGATGATGGACTGACGACAGAAGAAATCTATAAGCAACTCAGCAAGCGTATCTCTGTCAGTGTTGGCAAGCAGGACAAACTGCTCAATGTGGTTACTCAAGCAAAAAGCCCGGAAGCAGCACAAAAACTCAACCAGGCCTTGCTGGACACACTGTTTCCCTTCAGCAAACCTCGTGGCACTGAAAAAGAACAATTGCAGTTGCAACTGGCAAGTGAAAAGAAGCGCTTGGAGGAATCTCTGAAACTGGAGCAGGACACCGCAGCCAGTATCGCTGCAGGCAAAAGCGTGACAGAGGCAACCAGTCGCCTTTATGGAGAGTTGCTGTCAGCGAACAGCACAAGACAGCAAACTATTCTTGAAATGGAGCGCCGCCTTCAAGGTCTGGACAATGACGACGTGGTTCAGACTCCCACACTGCCCGAGTCAGCCATCAAACCGAAAAAATCGCTCATTGCCATCGGCGCAACCATTGCATCAGGCTTTCTGCTGCTCGTGTTTGTTTTTGCAAGACAGGCCTTGCGTTCTGCACAGGAAGCCTCGCCTGAACAAGCTGAGAAAATTGCCCGTATCCGCAAGGCTCTGCCCTGGTAA
- a CDS encoding uracil-DNA glycosylase, which yields MSSFSPSQDLSSTQLIVADPAAWPVASGWQSVVDEFFAGKTGQQLLGFLQQRLNDGAVIFPPKPLRALELTPPQEVRVVILGQDPYHGRGQAEGLAFSVAPGVRVPPSLLNMFKEMQRDLGTPFPPFPQPGGSLVGWAQHGVLLLNTCLTVEEGQAASHAKKGWEALTDAIIRHVAEQGRPTVFMLWGAHAQSKRVFIPQDRGHLVLMSNHPSPLSALRPPVPFIGNGHFGKAREFRHAHGY from the coding sequence ATGAGTTCCTTCAGCCCCAGTCAAGACCTTTCCTCTACGCAACTGATAGTCGCAGACCCTGCGGCATGGCCTGTGGCTTCTGGCTGGCAGTCTGTGGTGGATGAGTTCTTTGCGGGCAAGACCGGCCAGCAATTGCTGGGCTTTTTGCAGCAGCGCCTGAATGATGGTGCGGTGATCTTCCCCCCCAAGCCACTGCGTGCGCTGGAGCTGACACCGCCGCAAGAGGTGCGAGTGGTCATCCTCGGGCAGGATCCCTATCACGGACGCGGGCAGGCGGAAGGCCTGGCTTTTTCTGTAGCACCCGGCGTGCGCGTGCCGCCTTCGCTGTTGAATATGTTCAAGGAAATGCAGCGCGATCTGGGCACGCCGTTTCCACCGTTTCCGCAGCCTGGAGGCAGCCTGGTGGGCTGGGCACAGCATGGTGTGCTGTTGCTCAACACCTGCCTGACGGTGGAAGAAGGCCAAGCGGCCAGCCATGCCAAGAAAGGCTGGGAAGCCTTGACGGACGCCATCATTCGCCATGTGGCCGAGCAGGGACGTCCCACTGTATTTATGCTTTGGGGCGCACACGCTCAATCCAAACGGGTCTTCATTCCGCAGGACCGAGGGCATCTGGTGCTGATGAGCAATCACCCCTCACCGCTGTCTGCGCTGCGGCCGCCTGTGCCATTTATTGGCAATGGGCACTTTGGCAAGGCTCGGGAGTTCAGGCACGCGCATGGCTATTGA
- a CDS encoding winged helix-turn-helix domain-containing protein codes for MHSTYHTQSSSVTSMFASARSAFSLGPKGFRFAGWELRLRSRSLINFEGKEVGLTKTECALLQALLHRPRQIMSREQIMDMTQAESDVFDRAIDVQMLRLRRKIEASSHAPALLKTKRGAGYFLDADVQVLN; via the coding sequence ATGCACAGCACCTATCACACTCAGTCTTCGTCCGTTACCAGCATGTTTGCCAGCGCGCGCTCGGCCTTCAGCCTGGGCCCCAAAGGCTTTCGGTTTGCCGGCTGGGAACTGCGCCTTCGCTCACGCAGCCTGATCAACTTTGAAGGCAAGGAAGTGGGCTTGACCAAGACCGAATGTGCGCTGCTGCAGGCACTGCTGCACCGCCCCCGCCAAATCATGAGCCGTGAGCAGATCATGGACATGACCCAGGCCGAAAGCGATGTCTTTGACCGCGCGATCGATGTGCAGATGCTGCGTCTGCGTCGCAAAATTGAGGCATCCAGCCATGCACCCGCCTTGCTCAAGACCAAGCGCGGCGCGGGCTACTTTCTGGATGCCGACGTGCAGGTTCTGAACTGA
- the trpC gene encoding indole-3-glycerol phosphate synthase TrpC, whose amino-acid sequence MSDILKKICDVKVQEVAAAKKKLSFEDMRRDAESRVLTRDFVGALRAKIALNQAAVIAEVKKASPSKGVIRANFDPAEIAQSYMVGDGKTSAACLSVLTDRQFFQGQPDYLKQARASTTLPVLRKDFMVDPYQIYESRAMGADAILLIAACLEDAQMAEMEQIARSLDMAVLVEVHDGAELDRALKLKTELVGINNRNLRNFEVHIETTLELQKNVPADRLLVTESGILTAADVKTMRDAGINAFLVGEAFMRAADPGDALAKLFG is encoded by the coding sequence ATGTCTGACATCTTGAAAAAAATCTGCGACGTCAAAGTGCAGGAAGTAGCGGCCGCGAAGAAAAAGCTGTCCTTTGAGGACATGCGCCGCGATGCTGAAAGCCGTGTGCTGACCCGCGATTTTGTGGGCGCGCTGCGTGCCAAGATTGCGCTGAACCAGGCGGCGGTAATTGCCGAGGTCAAAAAGGCCAGCCCCAGCAAGGGCGTGATTCGCGCCAACTTCGACCCTGCCGAGATTGCGCAGAGCTATATGGTGGGTGATGGCAAGACCAGCGCTGCCTGCCTGTCGGTGTTGACGGATCGCCAGTTCTTTCAGGGCCAGCCCGACTATCTGAAGCAGGCCCGTGCCAGCACCACGCTGCCCGTGCTGCGCAAGGATTTTATGGTCGATCCGTACCAGATCTATGAGTCGCGCGCCATGGGCGCTGATGCCATCCTGCTGATCGCTGCCTGCCTGGAAGACGCGCAAATGGCCGAGATGGAGCAGATCGCACGCAGCCTGGATATGGCCGTACTGGTCGAGGTGCATGATGGTGCCGAGCTGGACCGCGCGCTCAAGCTCAAAACGGAGCTAGTGGGCATCAACAACCGCAATCTGCGCAATTTCGAAGTCCATATCGAAACCACGCTGGAGTTGCAGAAAAATGTGCCTGCAGATCGCTTGTTGGTGACTGAGTCCGGTATTCTGACTGCCGCTGATGTGAAGACCATGCGCGATGCTGGCATCAATGCCTTCTTGGTGGGCGAGGCCTTTATGCGCGCCGCCGATCCAGGTGATGCGCTGGCCAAGCTGTTTGGCTAA
- the trpD gene encoding anthranilate phosphoribosyltransferase: MITPQEALQRTIEHREIFHDEMLHLMRMIMRGELSPVMTASILTGLRVKKETIGEISAAAEVMREFSNKVNVHDKKNLVDIVGTGGDGANTFNISTCSTFVISAAGGKVSKHGGRSVSSKSGSADAMEALGVNINLNAAQIADCIRDVGIGFMFAPNHHPAMKNVAPVRKELGVRTIFNILGPLTNPASAPNILMGVFHEDLVGIQVRALQRLGAEHALVVYGRDGLDEISLGAGTLVGELKDGVVREYEIHPEDFGLRMAGTRSLKVENPEESKAMLMGVLQGQQGPARDIVCLNAGAALYAANVASSIEDGLERAQKAVDSGAALAKLNELVGYTQKLSAQA; encoded by the coding sequence ATGATTACTCCCCAGGAAGCGCTGCAACGCACGATCGAACACCGCGAAATCTTCCACGACGAGATGCTGCACTTGATGCGCATGATCATGCGTGGCGAGCTGTCGCCCGTCATGACGGCGTCCATCCTCACCGGCCTGCGCGTGAAGAAGGAAACGATTGGCGAGATCTCGGCCGCGGCCGAGGTAATGCGCGAGTTCTCCAACAAGGTGAACGTGCATGACAAAAAGAATCTGGTCGATATCGTGGGCACGGGTGGCGACGGCGCCAACACCTTCAATATCTCCACCTGCTCGACCTTTGTGATCTCGGCCGCGGGCGGCAAGGTCAGCAAGCATGGCGGGCGCAGTGTCAGCAGCAAGTCGGGCAGCGCGGACGCGATGGAGGCGCTGGGCGTCAACATCAACTTGAACGCCGCGCAGATTGCCGATTGCATCCGCGATGTGGGTATCGGCTTTATGTTCGCGCCCAACCACCACCCGGCCATGAAGAACGTGGCACCCGTACGCAAGGAACTGGGTGTGCGCACCATCTTCAATATTCTGGGGCCGCTGACCAACCCGGCGTCTGCTCCCAACATTTTGATGGGTGTGTTTCACGAAGATCTGGTGGGTATCCAGGTGCGTGCGCTGCAGCGTCTGGGCGCCGAGCATGCGCTGGTTGTCTATGGCCGCGATGGTCTGGACGAAATCAGTCTGGGCGCTGGCACGCTGGTGGGCGAGCTCAAAGACGGTGTGGTGCGCGAATACGAAATCCACCCCGAGGACTTTGGCCTGCGCATGGCGGGTACGCGCTCGCTCAAGGTCGAGAACCCCGAAGAATCCAAAGCCATGCTGATGGGCGTGTTGCAAGGTCAGCAAGGCCCGGCGCGTGACATCGTTTGCCTGAATGCAGGCGCTGCGCTGTATGCGGCCAATGTGGCCAGCTCTATCGAAGACGGGCTGGAGCGTGCGCAAAAGGCTGTTGACAGCGGTGCGGCGCTGGCCAAGCTCAATGAGCTGGTGGGCTATACGCAAAAGCTGAGCGCCCAGGCATGA
- a CDS encoding anthranilate synthase component II, which translates to MKLLMVDNYDSFTYNIVQYFGELGAEVTVVRNDETTVAEVEALMAREGIERLVISPGPCSPNEAGISVAAIKHFAGKMPILGVCLGHQSIGAALGGDIIRAAQQMHGKTSVIHTDQKGVFADLPQEFTVNRYHSLVIDKNTLPDCLEITATSEDGEIQGVRHKTLAIEGVQFHPESILTEHGHAMLKNFLEQK; encoded by the coding sequence ATGAAACTGCTGATGGTCGATAACTACGACAGCTTTACCTACAACATCGTTCAGTACTTTGGTGAACTGGGCGCCGAGGTGACCGTGGTGCGCAATGACGAAACCACGGTGGCCGAAGTCGAGGCGCTGATGGCGCGTGAAGGCATTGAGCGCCTGGTGATTTCGCCCGGCCCCTGCTCGCCCAATGAGGCGGGGATTTCGGTCGCTGCCATCAAACATTTCGCGGGCAAGATGCCGATTCTGGGTGTCTGCCTGGGCCACCAGAGCATTGGCGCAGCCTTGGGTGGCGACATCATCCGTGCAGCCCAGCAAATGCATGGCAAGACCAGCGTGATCCATACCGACCAGAAGGGCGTGTTTGCGGACTTGCCTCAAGAGTTCACGGTCAACCGCTATCACTCGCTGGTGATTGACAAGAACACGCTGCCTGACTGCCTTGAAATCACCGCGACCAGCGAAGATGGTGAAATTCAGGGCGTGCGCCACAAGACGCTGGCCATCGAGGGCGTGCAGTTCCACCCCGAGAGCATCCTGACCGAGCATGGCCATGCCATGCTGAAGAACTTTCTTGAGCAAAAGTAA
- a CDS encoding chorismate mutase gives MEDVRRNVNALDDVLVPLLVTRIGYMTQAARIKGDVTQVRDEARIEAIVSRVRERTAQEGGQPDVMEAVYRQLMEECIAYEHREFARLRGSGGFAEIAGE, from the coding sequence ATGGAAGATGTGCGCCGCAATGTGAATGCGCTGGACGATGTGCTGGTGCCGCTGCTGGTTACCCGCATTGGCTATATGACGCAGGCCGCTCGTATCAAGGGCGACGTGACTCAGGTGCGCGATGAAGCGCGTATCGAAGCCATCGTCAGTCGCGTGCGTGAGCGCACTGCACAAGAGGGCGGCCAGCCCGACGTGATGGAAGCCGTGTACCGCCAGTTGATGGAAGAGTGCATTGCCTATGAACACCGTGAGTTCGCGCGCTTGCGCGGATCTGGCGGCTTTGCAGAAATCGCCGGGGAGTAA